One genomic region from Scomber scombrus chromosome 19, fScoSco1.1, whole genome shotgun sequence encodes:
- the LOC134001293 gene encoding interleukin-31 receptor subunit alpha has protein sequence MEWSLAVVWTCLLEATLSLVLPPVLSITTSKATPQPPRLIGCVFINRANVTCRWEPGNTSVTHYTLQVCFYDYVYDSMCRTNCSQRPFTCTTSHTTCTAKINRTSVRFEFCITITAHGHSQDVLSEPRCQLGRIEVMLPPAILNSVKPVRGRPQCLNVTWSRIVSVFPVADSEIQLGHLNSQIEFTSQGQLDVQVRNVTVKNYSFIVCLFRPDTSYIIRLRHRYKGPASPWSRWSNPRQGRTGEDAPSEAPAFWREVKEADESGWRLISLLWKPLPRFLANGEVLFYNVTCQTESAQVLNGPGSCRDLHSSGTSCSLLLPAVQSSCALTASTSAGTSEEARIWFLGVSEKEPPPPSQITARPLDDNNLDVHWTAPLDQSVSGFVVEWFTVRDKNSSILHWERLNSFSTALIITEGIKPMERYSVSVKAMYGERGAGQKVIRYVYTREGAPSAGPTVAVQQLYGSRVELRWSPVPVELCHGFVRNYTLYYTDANQSTRREFVPGHVHRYSLENLSPGNYDIYMEANTNGGTGAAGQPANVHIGSEEISIVMSVILPLVLTSLALVLMACLAQNKRLKQTLCQDVPDPSKSSLAHWTPKTTMENMKQSAVPEIPEIKYSEVIVLGISDLQDSDLDQDFGYQGICNIQAYSSHQYSPLSVSVTQTPQNTPKFDKKYTRSSTRAKTTSNSSIYSNVLFSPIHQTPPTPILCPSYLQFNDMQQSTVSVSDSKLQLGVDSESPVSVHSVGSDSPFSQTDELKMFLRQHHSSISDFNKIFHSSMVLSHPVEVTSPQLPFSRSHFNSILSLQPNTLTRPHSSLDTTATSLSPFSQSVVVDLSYCPVECDPYISNA, from the exons GCCCTTCACCTGCACCACGTCTCACACCACCTGCACGGCAAAGATCAACCGTACATCGGTGAGATTTGAGTTTTGCATCACCATCACAGCACATGGCCACAGCCAGGACGTCCTATCAGAACCTCGGTGTCAGCTTGGTAGGATTGAAG tGATGTTGCCACCAGCGATTTTGAACAGCGTAAAACCAGTTAGAGGCAGACCTCAGTGTTTGAATGTAACCTGGAGCCGTATTGTGTCTGTCTTTCCTGTGGCGGACTCTGAAATCCAACTCGGACACCTGAATTCCCAAATTGAGTTTACATCACAGGGGCAG CTCGACGTTCAGGTCAGAAATGTGACAGTGAAAAACTACAGCTTCATTGTTTGTCTATTCAGACCTGACACCTCATACATCATAAGGCTTCGCCACCGCTACAAAGGCCCAGCGAGCCCCTGGAGTCGGTGGAGCAACCCACgccaaggaaggacaggagaagATG CTCCGTCTGAAGCACCAGCATTCTGGAGGGAAGTGAAAGAAGCTGACGAGAGTGGGTGGAGACTGATCTCACTTCTGTGGAAG CCCTTGCCTCGGTTTCTGGCCAATGGCGAAGTTCTCTTTTACAACGTGACGTGTCAGACAGAAAGTGCTCAGGTCCTGAACGGTCCCGGAAGCTGCAGAGATTTGCACAGTTCTGGCACTTCCTGTAGTTTGCTTCTCCCTGCTGTGCAATCCTCCTGTGCtctgacggcctccacctctGCAGGAACCTCTGAAGAAGCCCGAATATGGTTTCTTGGAGTTTCTGAGAAAG AGCCACCGCCACCGAGCCAAATCACTGCACGCCCGCTGGACGATAATAACTTGGACGTGCATTGGACGGCTCCACTTGATCAGTCAGTGAGTGGCTTTGTAGTGGAGTGGTTTACTGTTCGAGATAAAAACAGCAGTATCCTTCACTGGGAAAGACTGAATAGTTTCAGCACAGCGCTCATCATCACAG AGGGAATAAAGCCAATGGAACGTTactctgtttctgtcaaagcAATGTATGGTGAACGAGGTGCAGGACAGAAGGTGATACGCTACGTTTACACACGAGAAGGAG CACCCTCAGCTGGTCCCACAGTGGCTGTGCAGCAGCTCTATGGCAGCAGAGTGGAGCTCAGATGGAGTCCTGTACCTGTGGAGCTGTGTCATGGTTTCGTGCGCAACTACACGCTCTACTACACAGATGCAAACCAATCAACAAGGA GGGAGTTTGTGCCTGGTCACGTTCATCGTTACTCTCTGGAGAATCTGTCGCCTGGTAACTATGACATCTACATGGAGGCCAACACCAACGGCGGCACTGGAGCAGCTGGGCAGCCCGCTAATGTTCACATAG gTTCTGAGGAAATCTCGATAGTGATGAGTGTCATCCTTCCTCTCGTGCTGACTTCACTGGCACTGGTGCTTATGGCCTGCCTAGCACAGAATAAGAG GCTGAAACAGACACTGTGTCAAGATGTTCCTGATCCTTCCAAGAGCAGTCTGGCCCACTGGACTCCAAAAACCACTATGGAG AATATGAAGCAGTCTGCAGTACCAGAGATTCCTGAAATCAAATACTCTGAAGTAATTGTTCTCGGTATAAGTGATCTGCAGGACTCTGACCTGGATCAGGACTTTGGCTATCAGGGCATCTGTAATATCCAAGCATATTCCTCTCACCAGTACTCTCCACTCTCAGTTTCTGTGACTCAAACACCTCAAAATACCCCAAAGTTTGACAAGAAATACACCAGGAGCTCAACCAGAGCCAAGACGACCTCCAACTCCTCCATCTACTCCAATGTCCTCTTCTCTCCAATTCATCAAACCCCTCCTACACCCATCTTGTGCCCATCATATCTGCAATTCAATGACATGCAGCAGAGCACTGTCAGTGTCAGTGACAGTAAGCTCCAACTAGGGGTCGACAGTGAGTCGCCTGTGTCTGTGCACAGTGTAGGATCTGATTCACCTTTCTCTCAAACAGATGAACTGAAAATGTTTCTGAGACAGCATCACAGCAGCATCTCTGATTTCAACAAGATCTTTCATTCCTCCATGGTGCTTTCTCATCCAGTTGAAGTCACGTCACCCCAACTCCCTTTTTCTAGAAGTCACTTTAACTCGATCCTGTCACTTCAGCCCAACACCCTCACTCGCCCTCATTCCTCTTTGGACACCACTGCTACCTCCTTGTCTCCTTTCTCTCAGTCTGTTGTTGTGGATCTCTCCTACTGTCCTGTGGAGTGTGATCCATACATCTCAAATGCTTAG